Genomic window (Arachis hypogaea cultivar Tifrunner chromosome 13, arahy.Tifrunner.gnm2.J5K5, whole genome shotgun sequence):
taattgaattttgatataTAAAATCGTTCAAAATATATAAGCCAATTTTCTTTAGCTCTCGTCACAGTAAAAAATCACTAAACAAAgagaaaatcattaaaaaaataaatcttagcactcataaaaattttattatattcttaaaGAATCTTAGATTTATGCAAGTTAAGAAGTCGTTGTACGAGTGAAAACAGAATAAAtggataaaaagaaaacaaagtgaCACATAAAAGCAACATATTCTAGCATGGCATTGACCCTagcaacttttaattttaattctttcctactaattaaaaattattagactgCCTCCTCAGAATTATCAAGAAACTAACATGCCGAAAATTTCATGTATGCTCTCAACAAGTGAATACTCTTATTCTATGTtgaatttagtttttattgtattaatatttttaatttgatacaaAAGACAATTAATTATCTTGTTATTCTTTAAGGGTTATAGGATTCAATATTTTCTcacttttttataaataatactacataaccaataaatattattatttttattagtatttaattactaataatttgtgttaatatttataaaaattttatacaaaaaaaaatatataatttatatttatattttttataaattacacatataaattaataaatttatttattaaagataatttaaagtgtatattaattaaataataataaaaatattaaaaattaccgACATGaagatggttttttttttttaactaaaaataaaataaaattaatagcaAATACCCTGGTTGCAACTCCCAAGTATTACCGTACCACTCACGCCAACAACGCTTCCAAATTCTGATTtcgtattttgaatttattttcatGCAAAAGACGCAAAACAGTGTTACAGATTAAGCTTTTTGGCCTGAAGAAAGGGTAGCGATAGAACTATGATGAAGCGTATATATTCACAAACACCATTCAATTCTACATTATTTGAAGCATGGCGAAAGCAAAATACACGAATCCGAAGGCGCAGTTGAAGAAATGGATCTCGTTGAGGAAGCTGGTTTTGCCGATGCTTTTGATTTTCACGATTGTGCTTCTGGTGTTACTTTCTATCGGAGTTTTTAATCTTCCTATTACCGCTAATGATTCTCCGATCAAGGATCTCGGTGCTCTTAGGCGGCGCAGAACATCTGAGAGGTAGCTTCCACCGCTAACgattctgtttttctttttctagttATAAGGCGAAAATGCGATTAACATTACTACTTTATGGTTGTTGCTTTTGGAAGAGGTTACGGTTTGGTagagcaaaagaaaaaatggacCGAAATTCTTTCGTGGGAGCCAAGAGCTTTCATGTACCACAATTTCCTGGTTAGTTTTCCAGATCTTTTAATTCACCTGTTATGGATTAGGCACTGATTTTTTTCATGTACACACCTGTTTGGTGCAACGTGGCGGTTACCAGCTCAGTTCAGATCTAGAATTTTCCTTCAAAACGTGTTATAAGGATGTCTTTTAGGCGAGGCTCAAGAAAATTAGTTATATTCATGAATGGAATACCGAATTGTGACTGAAAAGGTTCAACAGCTTGAGCGTCATGTTTTATTTTGCGATATTAGATTCATGTAGCAGTAAACTGTTGAAAGTGAAGCTCATCTATTTTGTATTAGaatattaatactaattaattctgCCTCTCATTTGGATCAGTCCAAAGAAGAATGTGAACACTTGATTAACGTTGCCAAACCACATATGGAAAAATCACAAGTTGCTGATAGTGATACTGGACAGAGTATAGATAGCAGGTTTGCCTCTATTTTGCGTGTTCATTTATGGTAACAATAGTTGTAAGCTGTGTTTTGGTTTAGATACTTGCTCCTGAGAGACTAGTGGTGGTAATGCAATTCTATACAATCCATGCCTCCAGTGATCGTACTAGCTCAGGAGCGTTTCTGAGAAGAGGATTGGACAAAATTGTCCAAAGCATAGAAAAAAAGATTGCTGATCTTACCTTCGTACCAATAGGTATGACTGTATGATGAGTTCCTGTATGCGTCTGCTTATCTCTTTCTTTTGTCTTTCTAAGTTTGATATAGGATGATGTCAGGGACACAATAACCTAAAAGTATCTTATCTAATTTaatgtttataattttataaatataacatctataattatAGACTTATTATTCAGTTATTCCAGCAGTAATTaaagattgaaaaataaaataattttttattgttttacacTGATTTTCTATTGCTTCCTGAATATTTTTGTTGGTTAAACTAAGAACATTTTAGTGTGTCCGATTCCTTTTTGCTTACTCAGGGTCACTTTATAAAATGCGAGGGTTCTTTCTTGCTCAGTCATATCTTGCTCAGTCATATGAGGCAGTATATGATGAAGTTAATGTAATGAGTTTGtgtcattttaatatttttgtagatCCCACTAGTATTTGAATTGTTGTACTTTGGATCTCACTATATGTGATATGGTGGTTAAGCCGGAAATGGAATACAATTTGAATATATTAAACAAGAATGCAAATACCTCCTAATATAGTATACTTATCGTCTGGTATGAATGAATTACTTCAAAAGTTTTTGAGTTAGTAATGAATAACTCATAAATATG
Coding sequences:
- the LOC112732318 gene encoding probable prolyl 4-hydroxylase 3 isoform X1, with protein sequence MAKAKYTNPKAQLKKWISLRKLVLPMLLIFTIVLLVLLSIGVFNLPITANDSPIKDLGALRRRRTSERGYGLVEQKKKWTEILSWEPRAFMYHNFLSKEECEHLINVAKPHMEKSQVADSDTGQSIDSSDRTSSGAFLRRGLDKIVQSIEKKIADLTFVPIENGEGLQVLHYEVGQKYEPHFDYFLDKVNTKDGNHRVATVLMYLSDVEEGGETVFPDANVSFSSVPWQNDLSECAKNGLAVKPKMGDAILFWSMKPDLTLDPSSLHGSCPVIRGNKWASAKWLRLGVFN
- the LOC112732318 gene encoding probable prolyl 4-hydroxylase 3 isoform X2, which produces MAKAKYTNPKAQLKKWISLRKLVLPMLLIFTIVLLVLLSIGVFNLPITANDSPIKDLGALRRRRTSERGYGLVEQKKKWTEILSWEPRAFMYHNFLSKEECEHLINVAKPHMEKSQVADSDTGQSIDSSDRTSSGAFLRRGLDKIVQSIEKKIADLTFVPIDVEEGGETVFPDANVSFSSVPWQNDLSECAKNGLAVKPKMGDAILFWSMKPDLTLDPSSLHGSCPVIRGNKWASAKWLRLGVFN